In Anaerostipes hadrus ATCC 29173 = JCM 17467, a single genomic region encodes these proteins:
- a CDS encoding BlaI/MecI/CopY family transcriptional regulator, translating to MEKLTNLEEMIMKCIWDYGEEIPFLQIGKELKERFGKEYKRTSIRTYLFRLEDKEYLKVDKRGRNAYVYPIISEKEYRKEKAEDILDNWFDGSAKELFTALSEKLAYV from the coding sequence ATGGAAAAATTAACAAATTTAGAAGAAATGATCATGAAATGTATTTGGGATTACGGAGAAGAGATTCCATTTTTACAAATTGGAAAAGAGTTAAAAGAACGGTTTGGCAAGGAATACAAGAGAACTAGTATACGAACTTATCTATTCCGTTTAGAAGATAAAGAATATTTGAAAGTGGATAAAAGGGGAAGAAATGCCTATGTTTATCCGATTATTTCGGAAAAAGAATATCGAAAAGAAAAAGCAGAAGATATACTGGACAATTGGTTTGATGGATCAGCAAAAGAATTATTTACTGCATTAAGTGAAAAATTAGCATATGTATAA
- a CDS encoding helix-turn-helix domain-containing protein — MEMHAYSEDYLLTAQRILGDMLDYAVNEYEFDPDEFYKMFLVSDVSRQFQEGNPTYIAGKNGCEIVKEVIRSAGLIMEEIPDEMYLDKSPEYWVGWALAYYQWYTARPFMKIYKVVTIEDLLKMYSVYHEMDIMKFVEAINEKWDQYYTETNLKRLRKIAGLSQRELADLSGVALRQIQLFEQKKRNINHTRAIDVLKIGKVLGCKSEDLLEI, encoded by the coding sequence ATGGAGATGCACGCTTATTCTGAGGACTATTTGCTAACAGCACAAAGAATTCTAGGAGATATGTTAGACTATGCAGTAAATGAATATGAATTTGACCCAGACGAGTTTTATAAAATGTTTTTAGTATCCGATGTATCCAGACAATTTCAAGAAGGAAATCCAACATATATAGCAGGAAAAAATGGCTGTGAAATAGTAAAAGAAGTAATAAGATCAGCAGGACTTATAATGGAAGAAATTCCAGATGAAATGTATTTGGACAAATCACCAGAATATTGGGTTGGCTGGGCATTGGCGTACTATCAATGGTATACAGCAAGACCGTTTATGAAGATATACAAAGTAGTAACGATAGAAGATCTTCTAAAAATGTATTCCGTATATCATGAAATGGATATTATGAAATTCGTAGAAGCAATCAATGAAAAATGGGATCAATATTATACAGAAACAAATTTAAAACGTTTACGTAAAATTGCAGGATTGTCACAAAGAGAACTTGCAGATTTGTCCGGTGTTGCACTGAGACAGATTCAATTATTTGAGCAAAAAAAACGAAATATTAATCACACAAGAGCGATTGATGTATTGAAGATTGGGAAAGTTTTAGGATGTAAATCGGAAGACTTGTTAGAGATATAA
- a CDS encoding PucR family transcriptional regulator: protein MGIAVKELLTLEYFKDYHVIAGKSGLHKEIQGTTLLEAPDALRWAKGKELVLSSGYVLAQEPDCLEEAFKSGSMQGTSAMMIKRGRYLDEIPQRLIDLFDQYEIPLISMPFSVPWMELMSQINTAVMNRTIRRFKVHSNNHLQVSDQSYKVQKINKILRAVEVEMKFPAFIYDLAEEKSYYSSPDFKRITESFGLSESDYWEPSMPYTKHTLCDYINMARIRLINPGNLEGPRVSWIIIPIVMEDIVQAYFVVMESREFIDYYDEFAIRIAFLTLQGVYEQIMIAENMGNIGFENFIHLALDYTEKDAKKLFYQANIQGISVNTAYQYIVFHQCNEGYNARNERNTFLEAFQQSKLGKIGKIAFLDENDGLILLEAEKIHNSTPWTKDTTTELLKEFQRYIGLKFVDMKLEFGICQEEKTLLEVRECVKKCQKVLKMGSIIFPEKDIWEYEMLGPLTWIEIPENELKEMLRKYREMMEEEKNIELLKTLKIYLENNMNYSVTAEKMYVHINTIRKRIDKVNDLVKIDWEDHVDRLKMEILLQFLGLEE, encoded by the coding sequence ATGGGAATCGCTGTCAAGGAACTACTGACACTAGAATACTTTAAAGACTATCACGTGATCGCAGGGAAATCAGGCTTACACAAAGAGATTCAGGGAACAACCCTCCTTGAAGCACCCGATGCCCTGCGCTGGGCAAAAGGAAAAGAGCTGGTCCTTTCCTCAGGATATGTATTAGCTCAGGAACCAGACTGCCTCGAAGAAGCATTTAAGTCAGGAAGCATGCAGGGAACTTCTGCCATGATGATCAAACGAGGCCGCTATCTTGACGAGATACCACAGCGATTAATAGATTTGTTCGACCAATACGAGATTCCACTGATCAGTATGCCATTTTCTGTTCCATGGATGGAATTGATGAGTCAGATCAATACCGCAGTGATGAACCGAACGATCCGAAGATTCAAAGTCCACAGCAATAATCATCTGCAAGTATCGGATCAATCCTACAAAGTCCAGAAGATCAATAAGATCCTGAGAGCCGTAGAAGTCGAGATGAAATTTCCGGCATTTATCTATGATCTTGCCGAAGAAAAAAGCTACTACAGTTCCCCGGATTTTAAACGAATCACAGAATCCTTCGGATTATCCGAAAGCGATTATTGGGAACCATCAATGCCCTATACGAAACATACCTTATGCGATTACATCAATATGGCAAGGATCCGCCTGATCAATCCTGGCAATTTAGAAGGACCACGTGTCAGCTGGATCATTATTCCGATCGTCATGGAAGATATCGTGCAGGCATATTTTGTCGTAATGGAATCCAGAGAATTTATCGATTACTACGATGAATTTGCCATCCGTATCGCATTTTTAACATTGCAAGGAGTCTACGAACAGATCATGATCGCAGAAAATATGGGAAATATCGGATTTGAGAACTTCATTCATTTAGCCCTCGATTACACAGAAAAAGATGCCAAGAAACTCTTTTATCAGGCAAATATCCAAGGAATTTCCGTAAATACAGCTTATCAATACATTGTATTTCACCAATGCAATGAAGGATACAACGCACGAAATGAAAGAAACACATTTTTGGAAGCCTTCCAGCAAAGCAAGTTAGGGAAGATCGGAAAGATTGCCTTTCTGGATGAAAATGATGGCTTGATCTTATTAGAAGCAGAAAAGATCCACAACAGCACACCCTGGACCAAAGACACGACAACGGAACTATTAAAAGAATTCCAGAGATACATCGGATTAAAATTTGTCGATATGAAACTGGAATTTGGAATCTGTCAGGAAGAAAAGACACTGTTAGAAGTCAGAGAATGTGTCAAGAAATGCCAGAAAGTATTAAAGATGGGAAGCATTATCTTCCCTGAAAAGGATATCTGGGAATACGAAATGTTAGGACCATTAACATGGATTGAGATTCCTGAGAATGAGTTAAAAGAAATGTTAAGGAAATATCGGGAGATGATGGAAGAAGAGAAGAATATTGAGTTGTTAAAGACATTAAAGATTTATCTGGAAAATAATATGAACTACAGCGTGACCGCGGAGAAGATGTATGTGCATATTAATACGATAAGAAAGAGAATTGATAAAGTGAATGATCTGGTGAAGATTGATTGGGAGGATCATGTGGATCGATTGAAGATGGAGATTTTATTGCAGTTTTTGGGATTGGAGGAGTGA
- a CDS encoding amidohydrolase, giving the protein MIKQDVYDEVQGLEPLCQEICHTLWNHPELSGNERESANFLRKILSEEGFTIENNEHLEHAFIAEYGKGKPVIAILGEYDALPGLSQKADIKKEMVSEDGVGHGCGHHMLGAAATTAAIAIKRFLEKGKQKGTVRFYGCPEEELLSGKVKMAYYHMFDGCDAAVSWHPSDTNMAHDQAYLANASAHFYFHGVSSHAAFAPEQGRSALDAVELMNVGANYLREHVIDRTRIHYSTDSGGFAPNIVPDQASAWYFVRAPHMKDVKSTMERLKKVAKGAAMMTETTVDIEMGCGCCELSTNEAFADLAYANLIEADGPKYTKEELRFAKELQKTVEQGIIEKGKNLHQVYDEAMILGVSPRDKWKEAELSASSDTGDVSRIMPTGLFTTACWPIGCSPHTWQATASGGTSIGDKGALYASKVAAGIVYDLFTKPQVLAKITKEFRERNKEPYTPMYEE; this is encoded by the coding sequence ATGATCAAACAGGACGTTTATGATGAGGTGCAAGGGTTAGAGCCGTTGTGTCAGGAAATCTGTCATACTTTATGGAATCACCCAGAATTATCTGGAAATGAAAGAGAATCTGCCAATTTCTTAAGAAAAATCTTGAGTGAAGAAGGATTCACGATTGAGAACAATGAACATTTAGAACATGCGTTTATTGCAGAATACGGAAAAGGGAAACCAGTTATCGCAATTCTTGGAGAATACGATGCACTTCCTGGATTATCACAAAAAGCAGATATTAAAAAAGAAATGGTATCCGAAGATGGTGTCGGACACGGATGTGGACACCATATGTTAGGTGCCGCAGCTACAACTGCAGCCATTGCGATCAAACGTTTCTTAGAAAAAGGGAAACAAAAAGGAACAGTCAGATTCTATGGATGCCCAGAAGAAGAACTGTTAAGTGGAAAGGTAAAGATGGCATATTATCATATGTTTGATGGATGTGATGCAGCAGTGAGCTGGCATCCATCTGATACAAATATGGCACATGATCAAGCATATCTTGCGAATGCATCTGCACATTTTTATTTCCATGGAGTATCATCACATGCAGCATTTGCTCCGGAACAGGGAAGAAGTGCTTTAGACGCCGTGGAATTAATGAATGTTGGAGCAAACTATTTAAGAGAACATGTCATTGACCGCACAAGAATTCATTATTCTACAGACAGCGGTGGATTTGCACCCAATATCGTGCCAGACCAAGCAAGTGCATGGTATTTTGTCAGAGCACCACATATGAAGGATGTCAAAAGCACAATGGAACGATTAAAGAAAGTAGCAAAAGGTGCAGCGATGATGACAGAGACGACAGTGGATATTGAAATGGGATGTGGATGCTGTGAGTTATCCACAAACGAAGCATTTGCAGACCTTGCATATGCGAACCTGATTGAAGCAGATGGACCCAAATACACAAAAGAAGAACTACGATTTGCAAAAGAGTTGCAGAAAACCGTGGAACAAGGTATCATAGAGAAAGGAAAAAATCTTCACCAAGTTTATGATGAAGCAATGATCTTAGGTGTTTCGCCAAGAGATAAATGGAAAGAAGCAGAACTAAGTGCATCTTCTGATACAGGAGATGTCAGCAGGATCATGCCAACCGGTCTGTTTACAACTGCATGCTGGCCGATCGGATGCTCTCCACATACATGGCAGGCAACCGCAAGCGGAGGGACTTCCATCGGAGATAAAGGAGCCTTATATGCATCTAAAGTGGCAGCAGGAATCGTATATGATCTCTTTACAAAACCACAGGTCTTAGCGAAGATCACAAAAGAATTTAGGGAACGAAATAAAGAACCATACACACCGATGTATGAAGAATGA
- a CDS encoding DUF5058 family protein — MDAMKIANSIPMWLACALPVAFVILQAVLFARGAYKSGKKLGLNDKQMKKAMKSSAVTSIGPSIVVLSAMLSLLVSVGGPIGWMRLSMIGSVMFESIAAGLGTSAVGVQLGTDTLTPEALGMAVWTMILCSIGWALFATFSANKMDKIEKKVSRGNTGTLTTIASCAIIGVFSAMCASHLSKPFYSMMMKADQITMSGAWKNALACVLGAVIMFVLTKVANKKEIGWLKEWSLTITILGAMIITALV, encoded by the coding sequence ATGGACGCAATGAAAATCGCAAATAGTATTCCAATGTGGCTTGCCTGTGCACTTCCAGTGGCATTTGTCATCTTACAGGCAGTCTTATTCGCAAGGGGTGCTTACAAATCAGGAAAGAAACTAGGACTTAACGATAAACAGATGAAAAAAGCAATGAAAAGCAGTGCGGTAACATCGATCGGACCATCCATCGTTGTATTAAGTGCGATGCTTTCTCTGTTAGTATCTGTAGGGGGACCAATCGGATGGATGAGATTATCTATGATAGGTTCCGTTATGTTTGAATCTATCGCAGCAGGACTTGGAACATCCGCTGTCGGGGTACAGCTTGGAACGGACACATTAACACCAGAAGCTTTAGGAATGGCAGTCTGGACCATGATCCTTTGCTCTATCGGATGGGCGTTATTCGCAACATTCTCTGCAAATAAGATGGATAAGATCGAAAAGAAAGTTTCCAGAGGAAATACAGGAACACTGACAACGATTGCTTCTTGTGCGATCATCGGTGTATTCTCAGCAATGTGCGCAAGCCATTTATCCAAACCATTTTATTCTATGATGATGAAAGCAGACCAGATCACAATGAGCGGAGCATGGAAGAATGCCTTAGCATGTGTGCTTGGAGCCGTGATCATGTTTGTACTTACCAAAGTTGCAAATAAAAAAGAGATCGGATGGTTAAAAGAATGGTCCCTGACGATCACAATTCTTGGAGCCATGATCATTACAGCATTAGTTTAA
- the sigK gene encoding RNA polymerase sporulation sigma factor SigK, with translation MQEFLQPLLPEEERHYLILSRQGDMNARNLLVEHNLRLVAHIVKKYHNLDREKEDMISIGVIGLIKAINTYDISKGHRLVTYAARCIENELLMMLRQEKKTSKNTSLYEPIGIDKEGNEIHLLDILGTQETDLIKKIEQKENIKRIYEELEKMEMNKEKKTLIMRYGLYGREPMTQKEVAKNLHISRSYVSRIEKKALMLLKSKIKT, from the coding sequence TTGCAAGAGTTTTTACAACCTTTATTACCAGAGGAAGAACGTCATTATCTGATCCTAAGCCGCCAGGGAGACATGAATGCGAGAAATTTGTTAGTGGAACACAACCTTCGTTTGGTTGCACATATCGTAAAGAAATATCATAATCTGGACAGGGAAAAAGAAGATATGATCTCGATCGGTGTGATCGGGCTGATCAAAGCGATCAATACGTATGATATCAGCAAAGGCCACCGGCTTGTCACGTATGCTGCAAGATGCATTGAAAATGAATTATTGATGATGCTTCGTCAGGAAAAGAAAACATCAAAGAACACATCCCTTTATGAGCCAATCGGGATAGATAAAGAAGGAAACGAGATCCATCTGTTAGATATTCTAGGAACACAGGAAACGGATTTGATCAAAAAGATCGAGCAGAAAGAAAATATCAAAAGAATCTATGAAGAATTAGAGAAAATGGAGATGAATAAGGAGAAGAAAACACTGATCATGCGTTATGGACTTTATGGAAGAGAACCAATGACACAAAAAGAAGTAGCAAAAAACCTTCATATTTCAAGATCCTATGTAAGCAGGATTGAAAAGAAAGCACTGATGTTATTAAAAAGTAAAATAAAGACATGA
- a CDS encoding peptidase U32 family protein, with the protein MRDVELLIPASNLEVLKVAVLYGADAVYIGGEMYGLRAKAKNFSMEDVKEGIEFAHKHGVKVYITANIVAHNEDLEGIRKYFEELKEIKPDALIISDPGVFMIAKEVCPDIDRHISTQANSTNYATYKFWYDQGASRVVSARELSLEEIKDIRAHIPDDMEIESFIHGAMCISHSGRCLLSNYFTGRNANSGECTHPCRWKYSVMEQTRPGEYMPVYENERGTYIFNSKDLNMIEYIDQILDAGIDSLKIEGRMKTALYVATVARTYRKAIDDCKESVEKYRANMDYYKEEIAKCTYRQFTTGFYFGKTDETSQIYDSNTYIKNCTYIGIVQGHNDKGYALLEQKNKFSVGETIEVMIPDGTNKEVIVKAIEDEDGRPMESAPHPKQMIYVDFGEEIKEGYLLRRREEVEEEN; encoded by the coding sequence ATGAGAGACGTTGAATTATTAATTCCGGCAAGTAACTTGGAAGTATTAAAAGTTGCTGTGTTATATGGAGCAGATGCCGTTTATATCGGTGGAGAGATGTATGGACTACGTGCCAAAGCAAAGAATTTCTCCATGGAAGATGTTAAAGAAGGAATTGAATTTGCACATAAACACGGAGTGAAAGTTTATATCACTGCTAATATCGTGGCACACAACGAAGATTTAGAAGGAATCCGCAAATATTTTGAAGAATTAAAAGAGATCAAACCAGATGCACTGATCATCTCAGATCCTGGAGTTTTTATGATCGCAAAAGAAGTTTGTCCAGATATTGACCGCCACATCAGTACACAGGCAAACAGTACCAACTATGCAACATACAAGTTCTGGTATGATCAGGGAGCGAGCCGTGTCGTATCTGCAAGAGAATTATCTCTGGAAGAGATCAAAGATATCCGTGCTCATATCCCAGATGATATGGAAATCGAATCATTTATTCATGGTGCTATGTGTATCTCTCATTCCGGAAGATGCCTGCTAAGTAACTACTTTACAGGAAGAAATGCAAACAGCGGAGAATGCACACATCCTTGCAGATGGAAATACTCTGTGATGGAACAGACAAGACCAGGAGAATATATGCCAGTGTATGAAAATGAACGTGGAACATATATTTTCAACTCCAAAGACTTGAATATGATCGAATATATCGATCAGATCTTAGATGCGGGAATCGACAGCTTGAAGATCGAAGGACGTATGAAGACAGCTCTTTATGTAGCAACGGTTGCAAGAACTTACAGAAAAGCAATCGATGACTGCAAGGAATCCGTAGAAAAATACAGAGCAAATATGGATTACTACAAAGAAGAGATCGCAAAATGCACATACCGTCAGTTTACAACAGGATTCTATTTTGGAAAGACAGACGAAACTTCTCAGATATATGACAGCAATACGTATATTAAGAACTGCACATACATCGGAATCGTTCAGGGACATAATGACAAAGGATATGCACTCTTAGAACAGAAGAATAAATTCTCTGTCGGAGAGACGATCGAAGTTATGATCCCAGACGGAACAAACAAAGAAGTTATAGTGAAAGCGATCGAAGATGAAGACGGAAGACCAATGGAATCCGCCCCACATCCAAAACAGATGATCTATGTTGATTTTGGAGAAGAGATTAAAGAAGGATATCTGCTTCGAAGAAGAGAAGAAGTCGAAGAAGAGAATTAA
- a CDS encoding O-methyltransferase, with protein sequence MIVDLNITEYIRSLMKEEKNDLSHIESEARVNHVPIVKPETKELLRTLVLLKKPMKILEVGAAVGFSSLYMNSYQPEGGTIITIERNEKRIKKAKENIKNQGKEEQITLLEGDAIEILKGLDGSFDLIFVDAAKGQYIHFLDDVLRLLAPEGVLVSDNVLQDGDVARSRYAIERRDRTIHKRMRDYLYTIKNHPQLETTILPVGDGVAISIKMGESNERR encoded by the coding sequence ATGATAGTGGATTTAAATATCACAGAATATATCCGCTCATTGATGAAAGAAGAGAAGAACGATTTAAGCCATATTGAATCAGAGGCCAGAGTCAATCATGTTCCGATCGTCAAACCAGAGACGAAGGAACTCTTAAGGACTCTGGTCCTTTTAAAGAAACCGATGAAGATCTTAGAAGTCGGAGCAGCAGTGGGATTTTCTTCTCTTTATATGAACAGTTACCAGCCGGAAGGCGGAACGATCATCACGATTGAGCGAAATGAAAAAAGAATCAAGAAAGCAAAAGAGAACATCAAAAATCAGGGAAAAGAAGAACAGATCACCTTACTAGAAGGAGATGCGATCGAGATCTTAAAAGGACTTGATGGAAGTTTTGACCTTATTTTTGTAGATGCAGCCAAAGGACAGTATATTCATTTCCTTGATGATGTACTAAGACTTCTGGCACCAGAAGGTGTGCTGGTTTCAGATAACGTACTTCAAGACGGAGACGTTGCCAGATCACGTTATGCGATCGAGCGAAGAGACCGCACCATTCATAAACGAATGAGAGACTATTTATATACGATCAAGAATCACCCACAGTTAGAGACAACGATCCTTCCGGTAGGTGATGGCGTAGCAATCAGTATCAAGATGGGAGAAAGTAATGAGAGACGTTGA
- a CDS encoding ribonuclease J — MPRRKPSSVKIIPLGGLGQIGMNITAFECNNQILIVDCGLAFPDEDMLGIDLVIPDITYLKDNASKIRGLVITHGHEDHIGAIPYFEKELNVPIYATKLTMALIENKLKEHGILNNVERHVVTHGDKVKLGIFNVEFIKTNHSIADAAALAITTPAGVIVHTGDFKIDHTPLFGEAIDLARFAELGSKGVLALMADSTNVERQGYTPSEKNVGKRLDNLFAEHLKGRMIIATFASNVDRVQHIINSAHKYGRKVAVEGRSMVNIIATASELGYIKIPKNTLIETDQIKNYPDDQIVLITTGSQGETMAALSRMANSTHRKVSIVPSDTIIFSSSPIPGNEKNISKIMNELALKGAQIVFEDTHVSGHACREELRLIYALTKPKYAIPVHGEYRHLMRHRELAIEMGIPKENAFVLAEGDVLELNKRQGKIAGKVQAGGILVDGLGVGDVGNIVLNDRKLLSQNGLIIATVTLQKHGNMILAGPDIVSRGFVYVRESESLMEGARDVARDAVEECLERNITDWARIKTKIKDELSNYIWKKTKRNPMILPIITEV; from the coding sequence ATGCCTAGAAGAAAGCCTAGCTCAGTAAAGATCATTCCACTTGGCGGACTCGGCCAGATCGGAATGAACATCACAGCATTTGAATGCAATAACCAGATTTTGATCGTGGACTGTGGACTTGCGTTCCCAGATGAGGATATGTTAGGAATTGATTTAGTTATTCCAGATATCACATATTTAAAGGACAATGCAAGCAAGATTCGTGGACTGGTTATCACTCATGGTCATGAGGACCATATTGGAGCGATTCCTTATTTCGAGAAGGAATTGAACGTACCGATCTATGCGACAAAACTTACCATGGCATTGATCGAGAACAAATTAAAAGAGCACGGTATTTTAAATAACGTGGAGCGCCATGTTGTGACACATGGTGACAAAGTAAAACTTGGAATCTTTAATGTAGAATTTATTAAGACAAATCACAGTATTGCAGATGCAGCAGCACTTGCGATCACAACACCAGCAGGTGTGATCGTGCATACAGGTGACTTTAAGATCGACCATACGCCATTATTTGGGGAAGCAATCGATCTTGCAAGATTCGCAGAACTTGGAAGTAAGGGAGTTCTGGCATTGATGGCAGATAGTACGAATGTAGAACGACAAGGCTATACACCATCAGAGAAGAATGTAGGAAAACGTCTGGACAATCTGTTCGCAGAACATTTAAAAGGACGTATGATCATTGCAACATTTGCATCGAACGTGGATCGTGTACAGCATATCATCAATTCTGCACATAAGTACGGAAGAAAAGTTGCAGTAGAAGGACGAAGCATGGTAAATATCATTGCGACAGCGTCCGAATTAGGATACATCAAGATTCCAAAGAACACATTAATAGAAACTGATCAGATTAAGAATTATCCTGACGATCAGATTGTTTTAATCACAACGGGAAGCCAGGGAGAGACAATGGCAGCATTATCCCGTATGGCAAACTCAACTCACAGAAAAGTATCCATCGTACCAAGTGATACGATCATATTCAGCTCAAGTCCAATTCCAGGAAATGAGAAGAACATTTCAAAGATCATGAATGAGCTGGCATTAAAAGGTGCACAGATCGTATTTGAAGATACACATGTTTCCGGTCATGCATGCCGTGAAGAATTAAGACTTATTTATGCACTGACGAAGCCGAAGTATGCGATCCCTGTTCATGGAGAATACCGTCATCTGATGCGTCATCGTGAACTTGCCATCGAGATGGGAATTCCAAAGGAGAATGCATTTGTATTGGCAGAAGGTGATGTTCTGGAGCTCAATAAGAGACAAGGAAAGATCGCTGGAAAAGTACAGGCAGGAGGAATCCTCGTTGATGGACTTGGTGTCGGAGATGTTGGTAACATCGTATTGAATGACCGTAAGTTACTGTCTCAGAATGGATTGATCATTGCAACAGTTACTCTGCAGAAACATGGCAATATGATCCTGGCAGGTCCAGATATCGTATCTCGTGGGTTTGTATATGTCAGAGAATCAGAATCTTTGATGGAAGGTGCAAGAGATGTTGCAAGAGATGCGGTAGAGGAATGCTTAGAACGTAATATCACAGACTGGGCAAGGATCAAGACGAAGATCAAAGACGAGCTTAGTAATTACATTTGGAAGAAGACAAAGCGTAATCCAATGATCCTGCCGATCATTACAGAGGTTTAA
- a CDS encoding DUF1292 domain-containing protein encodes MSKKDSKILFLDDDGQEIEFNVIEQTTIAGQTYLLVEDCEASSEDESVVLIMKEVQLEDDYVSYEIVEDDKELDMISDIFNALLDGLEVSL; translated from the coding sequence ATGAGCAAGAAAGACAGCAAGATTCTTTTTCTGGATGACGATGGACAGGAAATCGAATTTAATGTCATAGAACAGACAACGATCGCAGGTCAGACTTACCTTTTGGTAGAAGACTGCGAAGCATCGAGTGAAGATGAGAGCGTTGTATTGATCATGAAAGAAGTGCAGTTAGAGGATGACTATGTATCCTATGAGATCGTTGAGGACGATAAAGAACTGGATATGATCTCAGATATTTTTAACGCACTGTTAGATGGACTTGAAGTGAGTTTATAA
- the ruvX gene encoding Holliday junction resolvase RuvX — MRRILGLDYGTKTVGVALSDELHITAQPLETITRKDANKLRKTYARIEELVKEYDVEKIVLGLPKNMNNTVGERGEDTLSFRDALVRRTGLEVILWDERLTTVASEKVLMESGVRRENRKKVIDQIAASMILQGYLDSL; from the coding sequence ATGAGAAGGATATTAGGGTTAGATTATGGGACGAAGACAGTCGGAGTGGCGTTAAGTGATGAGCTTCATATTACAGCACAGCCATTAGAGACGATTACAAGGAAAGATGCGAATAAGTTAAGAAAGACTTACGCAAGGATCGAAGAACTTGTGAAAGAATATGATGTTGAGAAGATTGTTTTAGGTCTCCCAAAGAATATGAATAATACAGTAGGTGAGCGCGGAGAAGATACTTTATCTTTCCGCGATGCCTTAGTGCGTCGGACAGGATTAGAAGTGATCTTGTGGGATGAGCGACTGACAACAGTAGCATCAGAGAAAGTTCTGATGGAAAGCGGTGTAAGACGCGAAAACAGAAAGAAAGTGATCGACCAGATCGCGGCGTCTATGATTTTACAGGGATATTTAGATTCCCTATAG
- a CDS encoding IreB family regulatory phosphoprotein — protein MDNNQTQHFSVVREELDVHMILERVYEALQEKGYNPVNQMVGYIMSGDPTYITSHNNARSIINKVERDDIIEALLENYIETRLK, from the coding sequence ATGGATAATAATCAAACACAACATTTTTCCGTTGTTAGAGAGGAACTGGATGTACACATGATCTTAGAGCGTGTATATGAGGCACTGCAGGAGAAAGGATATAACCCTGTCAATCAGATGGTAGGATATATTATGTCTGGAGATCCAACATACATTACCAGTCACAACAATGCAAGAAGCATCATCAATAAAGTCGAGCGTGACGATATCATTGAAGCACTGCTTGAGAACTATATTGAGACAAGATTAAAGTAG